A region from the Anthonomus grandis grandis chromosome 1 unlocalized genomic scaffold, icAntGran1.3 Chromosome55, whole genome shotgun sequence genome encodes:
- the LOC126749418 gene encoding uncharacterized protein LOC126749418, which produces MAKVATLLTHKNVMKLSSSSSSSSSDDQSIHETLELSVKSDEKKGSAYCKDYLKNSLLTLTKYCHTVMKMKTAIASVSSKEMTNDVQEPEGPYHVPKIHMDEPRSKRSEAKANEANRKGAVGIITGANRHTEIFEIRLRKRDAKEEDPKPVEIVVEGEVPEKTSTEKSWDVLDVMKHVRYSFLGNMLKDTLKNDMKADQDDFADIEHIGKQKEDAGLFGMVKSTLEVLTAPPESPFLLVVFGGHLSALSNKQSPIFSSIKHVVEMTDMNNTLIAVTGSCSEHLTEDIEKEDCAFTIPLYAKGPDSDMLSECKLLYDIPLTVRKILEVESGGALQLEIETQET; this is translated from the exons CATGAAACTTTAGAACTCTCAGTGAAATCTGACGAGAAAAAAGGTTCGGCTTACTGCAAAGACTACCTCAAAAACAGCCTCTTAACACTCACCAAATACTGTCATACCGTCATGAAAATGAAAACTG CGATAGCATCGGTTTCCAGTAAAGAGATGACCAACGATGTCCAAGAACCAGAGGGGCCTTACCATGTACCAAAGATCCATATGGATGAACCGAGATCAAAGAGATCAGAGGCAAAGGCCAATGAGGCAAATCGAAAGGGTGCCGTAGGCATTATTACTGGGGCAAACAG gCATacggaaatatttgaaataagaCTTAGAAAACGTGATGCAAAAGAAGAAGACCCCAAGCCAGTGGAAATTGTTGTGGAAGGTGAGGTACCTGAGAAAACCTCTACTGAAAAGTCCTGGGATGTTTTGGACGTGATGAAGCATGTTAGATACTCGTTTTTAGGAAACATGTTAAAAGATA CTTTGAAGAACGATATGAAGGCGGATCAGGACGATTTTGCCGATATTGAGCATATTGGCAAGCAAAAGGAGGACGCGGGACTTTTTGGCATGGTAAAATCAACTTTGGAGGTCCTTACTGCCCCACCAGAAAGCCCTTTTTTATTGGTCGTGTTCGGAGGGCATTTAAGTGCGTTAAGCAATAAGCAAAGCCCGATTTTTAGTAGTATCAAACATGTGGTCGAAATGACTGATATGAATAATACTTTAATAGCTGTTACAG GTTCTTGTTCTGAGCACTTAACTGAAGATATTGAAAAGGAAGATTGTGCTTTCACTATACCATTGTATGCAAAAGGTCCTGATAGCGATATGCTTTCAGAGTGTAAATTGTTATATGATATACCGTTAACTGTAAGGAAGATTTTAGAAGTCGAATCTGGAGGAG CTTTACAGCTTGAAATTGAGACCCAAGAAACATAG